The genome window GGTGCCCTTGGCCTCGGCTGCGCGGACGCAGGCGCCGGCCAGCTCGTGGGCGATGCGGAACGGCGTGCCCTCGCGGACCAGCCACTCGGCGATGTCGGTCGCGAGTGAGAACCCCTGCGGCGCGAGCTCGGCCATCCGATCGGTGTTGTAGACCAGCGTCGCGACCTGGCCGGTGAAGGCCGGTAGCAGGACTTCGAGGGTGTCGACGGAGTCGAAGACCGGCTCCTTGTCCTCCTGCAGGTCGCGGTTGTAGGCGAGCGGCAGCGCCTTGAGCGTGGCGAGCAGTCCGGTGAGGTTGCCGATGAGGCGACCTGCCTTGCCGCGGGCCAGCTCGGAGATGTCCGGGTTCTTCTTCTGCGGCATGATCGACGATCCGGTCGACCAGGAGTCGTGCAGCGTGACGAAGTCGAACTCCTTCGTGGCCCACAGGATGATCTCCTCGGCCATCCGGGAGACGTCGACGCCGATCTGTGCGCACACGAAGGCGAATTCGGCGACGAAGTCGCGCGACGCGGTCCCGTCGATGGAGTTGGCCGTCGAACCGGTGAAGCCGAGCTCGCGTGCGACCAGCTCTGGGTCGAGGCCGAGACTCTGCCCGGCCAGGGCGCCCGAGCCGTACGGCGAGTCCGACTCGACCCGTACCCGCCAGTCGGCGATGCGGTCGACGTCACGGAGCAGCGCCCAGGCATGGGCCAGCAGGTGGTGGGAGAGCAACACCGGCTGGGCATGCTGCAGGTGCGTGCGCCCCGGCATGATCGCGCCGAGGTGCGTCTCGGCCTGGTCGGCGATCGCCTCGACGAGGTCGAGCACGAGGCCGCCGACGGCGCGTCCGTGGTCGAGGAGGTAGGAGCGGAAGAGCGTGGCGATCTGGTCGTTGCGCGAACGACCGGCGCGGAGCTTGCCGCCGACGTCGGGACCGACCTCCTCGATGAGGAGCCGTTCGAGCGCACCGTGCACGTCCTCGTCGGACGCCGCCGGCTGCAGGTCACCCGACGTCCACTTCTGCGCGAGCACGTCCAGGCCGCGGTGGAGTTCGAGCTCCTCCTCGGCAGTCAGCAGGCCCGCGGCGCCCAGCGCCTTCGCGTGAGCGTGGGAGCCGGCCAGGTCGTAGAGACCGAGGCGCCAGTCGAAGTGCGTCGACCGGGAGAGCCGCTCGAGTTCCGGGGACGGACCGCCCTCGAAGCGGCCGCCCCAGAGCTTGCCCTCTCCCGTCGTGTGTACGGGGGTGGTGTGCTCCGATGCCATCAGTCGGTGCCCGACTCCATGGCGACCTCGTCGATGACAGCCTCGGCGTCAGCGTCGAGCTCGGCCGGCGCGGCGATCTGCTCGAAACCGCCCGGCGGCAGCTCACCGAAGAGGGTGCCGTGCTCGACGAGCACGTTGCCCTGGTCCAGGGGCTGGGCGGCGTACGCCTCGAGCTTGGACCGGGAGTCGGCGATGTCGAGGTTGCGCATCGTGAGCTGGCCGATCCGGTCGGTCGGGCCGAAGGCGGCGTTCTCGACGCGCTCCATCGAGAGCTTCTCCGGGTGGTAGGAGAAGTTCAGGCCCTCGGTCGCCAGGATCGTGTAGTCGTCGCCGCGGCGCAGACGCAGCGTGACGGTGCCGGTCGCCAGCGAGGCGATCCAACGCTGGATCGACTCACGCAGCATCAGCGACTGCGGGTCGAGCCAGCGGCCCTCGTAGAGCAGCCGACCGAGCTTGCGGCCCTCGTTGTGGTAGTTCGCCAGCGTGTCCTCGTTGTGGATCGCGTTGAGCAGACGCTCGTAGGCCGCGAAGAGCAGGGCCATGCCGGGCGCCTCGTAGATGCCGCGGGACTTGGCCTCGATGATGCGGTTCTCGATCTGGTCGGACATGCCGAGGCCGTGGCGGCCACCGATGGCGTTCGCCTCCATCACGAGGGCGACGGCGTCGTCGTACCGCTTCCCGTTGAGGGCGACGGGGCGGCCGGCCTCGAAGGAGATCGCGACGTCCTCGGTCTCAATCCGCTGTGTGACATCCCAGAACTTCACACCCATGATCGGCTCGACGGTCTCGAGCGAGACGTCGAGGTGCTCGAGCGTCTTGGCCTCGTGGGTGGCGCCCCAGATGTTGGCGTCGGTGGAGTACGCCTTCTCCGTCGAGTCGCGGTAGGGCAGGCCGTGGGCGACGAGCCACTCGCTCATCTCGTGGCGGCCGCCGAGCTCGGTCACGAAGTCCGCGTCGAGCCAGGGCTTGTAGATCCGCAGCTCGGGATTGGCCATCAGGCCGTATCGGTAGAACCGCTCGATGTCGTTGCCCTTGTACGTCGACCCGTCGCCCCAGATGTTGACGTCGTCGGACTGCATGGCGCGGACCAGCATCGTGCCGGTGACGGCGCGGCCGAGCGGCGTGGTGTTGAAGTAGACCTTCGCGCCGGAGCGGATGTGGAAGGCACCGCAGGCCAGGGCCGCGAGGCCCTCCTCGACCAGCTGGGGTTTGATGTCGACGGCGCGGGCGATCTCGGCGCCGTACGCCTTCGCACGCCCGGGGACGCCGGAGATGTCCGGCTCGTCGTACTGCCCGATATCAGCGGTGTAGGTGCACGGCACCGCACCCTTGGAGCGCATCCACGCGACGGCCACCGACGTGTCGAGGCCGCCCGAGAAGGCGATGCCGACGCGCTCGCCGACGGGAAGGGAGGTGAGGACCTTGCTCACTGCTGCTTGTTCTCCTGTGCTAGAGCCATGAAGGTACGGACGAGGTCGTCTCCCCCGAGGGGGTCGCGACCGATGACGAGGACGGTGTCGTCGCCGGCGATCGTGCCGAGGATCGCAGAGAACTCTGCCTTGTCCACCGCGCTCGCCAGGAACTGGGCCGCACCCGGCGGGGTGCGGAGGATGACGAGGTTGGCGCTGGCCTCGGCGGACATGAGGAGCTCGCTGCAGAGCCGGGCGAGCCGTGCCTGTGAGGCGGGCGACTCCCCCGGTGCGAGCGGGCGGCGATCGCCACCCTCGTTGGGCACGGCGTAGACGAGCGCTCCGCTGGCGGCGCGCACCTTCACCGCGTCGAGTTCGACGAGGTCCCGCGAGAGCGTCGCCTGCGTGACCTGGACGCCCTGCTCGGCGAGCAGGTCCGCCAGCTCGCCCTGCGAGCGAACCTCGTGGCCCGCGACCAACTCGACGATGAGCTGGTGACGGGCGGCCTTGGTGGCGGGGCGCAGGGCACTTTCGGTCATGGGCGGATCA of Nocardioides sp. Kera G14 contains these proteins:
- the argH gene encoding argininosuccinate lyase codes for the protein MASEHTTPVHTTGEGKLWGGRFEGGPSPELERLSRSTHFDWRLGLYDLAGSHAHAKALGAAGLLTAEEELELHRGLDVLAQKWTSGDLQPAASDEDVHGALERLLIEEVGPDVGGKLRAGRSRNDQIATLFRSYLLDHGRAVGGLVLDLVEAIADQAETHLGAIMPGRTHLQHAQPVLLSHHLLAHAWALLRDVDRIADWRVRVESDSPYGSGALAGQSLGLDPELVARELGFTGSTANSIDGTASRDFVAEFAFVCAQIGVDVSRMAEEIILWATKEFDFVTLHDSWSTGSSIMPQKKNPDISELARGKAGRLIGNLTGLLATLKALPLAYNRDLQEDKEPVFDSVDTLEVLLPAFTGQVATLVYNTDRMAELAPQGFSLATDIAEWLVREGTPFRIAHELAGACVRAAEAKGTELDGLTDEEFAAISPALTSQVRLVLTAEGSVASRDGRGGTAPERVREQLAELRSRVASARTA
- the argG gene encoding argininosuccinate synthase, translating into MSKVLTSLPVGERVGIAFSGGLDTSVAVAWMRSKGAVPCTYTADIGQYDEPDISGVPGRAKAYGAEIARAVDIKPQLVEEGLAALACGAFHIRSGAKVYFNTTPLGRAVTGTMLVRAMQSDDVNIWGDGSTYKGNDIERFYRYGLMANPELRIYKPWLDADFVTELGGRHEMSEWLVAHGLPYRDSTEKAYSTDANIWGATHEAKTLEHLDVSLETVEPIMGVKFWDVTQRIETEDVAISFEAGRPVALNGKRYDDAVALVMEANAIGGRHGLGMSDQIENRIIEAKSRGIYEAPGMALLFAAYERLLNAIHNEDTLANYHNEGRKLGRLLYEGRWLDPQSLMLRESIQRWIASLATGTVTLRLRRGDDYTILATEGLNFSYHPEKLSMERVENAAFGPTDRIGQLTMRNLDIADSRSKLEAYAAQPLDQGNVLVEHGTLFGELPPGGFEQIAAPAELDADAEAVIDEVAMESGTD
- a CDS encoding arginine repressor — its product is MTESALRPATKAARHQLIVELVAGHEVRSQGELADLLAEQGVQVTQATLSRDLVELDAVKVRAASGALVYAVPNEGGDRRPLAPGESPASQARLARLCSELLMSAEASANLVILRTPPGAAQFLASAVDKAEFSAILGTIAGDDTVLVIGRDPLGGDDLVRTFMALAQENKQQ